The DNA region GTCGGCCATGATCTCCCAACCCAGATCCAGCGCCTTTTCCAGGGGCAGGTTCACGGTAAGGTCCATCATCTCGTTTTCGAAGCGGCCGCCGTACTTCAGGAGCTTGCGGTCCCAGTCCGAAAGGCGGAAGCCCATGGCCTGCTTCTCCAGCACCTCCTTGTACTGGGCGTAGAGCTGGATCATGGAGTCCATCACCGTGCGGTGGTCCTCGCGCGTCTTGCTGTTCACCTGCTGCTTGAGCCGCGAGAGAGAGCCGAAGGGCTCGATGCGGCCGTTCTTGAGGTAGAACTGCCCTTCCGTGATGTAGCCCGTGTTGTCCGGCACGGGGTGGGTCACGTCGTCGCCGGGCATGGTCGTCACGGCCAGAATGGTCACGCTGCCCGCGCCTTCGAAGTCCACGGCCTTTTCATAGCGCCGGGCCAGCTGGCTGTAGAGGTCGCCGGGGTAGCCGCGCGTGGAGGGAATCTGCTCCATGGTGATGGCGATCTCCTTGAGCGCGTCGGCAAAGTTGGTCATGTCCGTGAGCAGCACGAGCACGCGCTTGCCCTCCAGGGCAAACCGCTCGGCCACGGCCAGGCTCACGTCCGGCACCAGCAGACACTCTACTGTAGGATCGGCCGCCGTATGCACATAGAGAACCGATCGGGTGAGCGCGCCTTGCTCGTCCAGGGCGTCGCGGAAGTAGAGGTAGTCGTCGTACTTGAGGCCCATGCCGCCGAGCACGATGACGTCCACCTCGGCCTGCAGGGCGATACGCGCCAGCAGCGGGTTGTACGGCTCGCCGGCCGAGGAGAAGATGGGCAGCTTCTGCGACTCCACCAGGGTGTTGAAGATGTCGATCATGGGGATGCCGGTGCGCACCATGCGGCTGGGGATGACGCGCTTGGCCGGGTTCACGGACGGTCCGCCGATGTCGATCATCTCCTCTTCCAGCTCCGGGCCGCGGTCGCGCGGCACACCGCTGCCGGTGAAGGCCCGGCCCAGCAGGTTCTCGGTAAACGGCACCTGCAACGGCTTGCCCAGAAATCGCACTTTGGCGTCTGTGGCGATGCCGCGGGAGCCGGCGAATACCTGCAGATAGACCCGGCCGCGCTCCAGCCGGATAACCTGGGCCAGGGACTCGCCCCGGCGGGAGGTCACCCGCGCGAGCTCGCCATAGGCCACGTCGTCGGCCTGGACCATGATCACGTTGCCCACGATCTGGTGGATGCGGTGGTAGACCTTAAACATCGCCCACCTCCTCCACCTGCTGCGCCGGACGTGGCTCCCGCTCCCCGGAGAGCTTTTCCTCTCGCAATTCCTCGCGATTCAGCAGCTTCTCCTCCAGGCTCGTGAACTCCGGCCTGTCCATGGGCACACGGTTCCAGTCGCGGTAGGACTGCGTGAGCCGCTGGAAGAAGCGCCGGGCCCGATCCTTGGAGTCGAAGCCGTAATCGCGCTCCAGAAGCTCGGTCATACAGGCGAACATCCGGCGCTGGCGCTCCTCGTCGGAGGCGCCGTCCACCTTGTCGTAAGCGTCCTGTTGCAGGTAGGCCGAGTCCAGAAACTCGGACTTGAGGTAGATGATGAAGTCCTCGATGGGCGTGCCCTCCTCGCCCAGCACCTTCATCATCTGGCCCACCTCGCGGCCCTTTGCGAGCACCTGTCGGGCCGTGCGCAGCTGCTTGTCGTCCACCACGCTCGTATACTTGGACCAGCTCTCCAGGGGCTCGATGGCCGGGTAGCGCCGGGCGTCGGAGCGCTCCCGCGAGAGGCCGTGAAACGCGCCCACGACCTTGAGCGTGGACTGGGTCACTGGTTCCTCGAAGTTGCCGCCAGCCGGGCTGACCGTGCCGCCGATGGTTACGGAGCCTCTGGAGCCGTCGCGCAGGCGGACCACGCCGCCGCGTTCATAGAAGGACGCGATGACCGATTCCAGGTAGGCAGGGAACGCCTCCTCGCCGGGGATCTCTTCGAGTCGGCCGGACATCTCGCGCAGTGCCTGGGCCCAGCGGGAGGTGGAGTCGGCCAGGAGCAGCACGTTGAGCCCCATCTGGCGGTAGTACTCGGCAATGGTCACGGCCGTGTAGACCGAGGCTTCGCGCGCCGCCACGGGCATGGAGGAGGTGTTGCAGATGATGCAGGTGCGCTCCATGAGCGAGCGGCCGGTGCGCGGGTCTTCCAGCTCCGGGAAGGTGCGGATGGTTTCCACCACCTCGCCGGCGCGTTCGCCGCAGGCGGCCAGGACCACCACGTCCACCCGGGCGTGGCGGCTGGTTATCTGCTGGATCACGGTCTTGCCCGCGCCAAAGGGGCCGGGCACGCAGTACGTGCCGCCCAGGGCCACGGGGAAGAAGGTGTCGATGATGCGGACCTTGGTGACCATGGGCTCGGCCGGCTTGAGCCGCTCGGTGTAGCCGCGCAGGGGAATCTTCACCGGCCACGTCTGAATCATGGATATAGTGCGGCGCTCGCCGTGTTCGTCCTCCAGCACGGCCATGTTCTGGTTTACGGTGTAGGAACCGGCGGGCTTGATCTCCACCAGGCGGTAGTTGCCGTCGTCCTCGCCTGCCTCGAAGGAGAACGGCACCATGATGCGGTGGTCGAACACGGACTCCGGCACGGTGCCGATGGTGTCGCCGGGCCGCAGCATGTCACCGGGTTTGGCCACGGGCGTAAAGTCCCACAGCTTCTGCCGGTCCAACGGCTTGAAGTAGCGCCCCCGGCCCAGGAAGAATCCCAGCTCCGCGGCCATGTCCTCCAGGGGGTTCTGGAGCCCGTCAAAGATGCGTGCAAGCAGGCCGGGTCCCAGCTCCACGGAAAGCAGCTCTCCCGTGAAGCGCACGCGGTCGCCCACGGCCAGACCGCCGGTGTCCTCGAAGACCTGGAGATCGGCGTAGCGGCCGCGCACCCGGATGACCTCGGCCTTGAGGTCGAGCTCACCCTCTGGCGTGCGCAGGATGGCGTAGGCCACCTCGTTCTGGATCACGGGGAGCTCGAACTCCACGGTGAGCAGGTTGCCGTTGACGCCCACTACGCGGGCCTCGTTGGCGTAAAGGTCGTCGGAAGGCACGCCCTCCCAGCGCGAGGGACCTCCCTGCTCCGCCTCGGGCAGGACCTCGTTGTCCGCCGCATCGGCCGACTGCGCGGCGGGTTCCTCCGGCGCCGTGCTCTGGTCGTTCATCTCGCCGGTCTCGTCGCTCGGCTTGCCGGCGTGTGGTTCGTTGGGGCCATTGCCGTTCACGCGTCACTCCTTGGCTGATCGTCGTTCGGCCGTCCGTCCATGGCGGCGCGCACGGCGCGGTCGGCCAGATCCCGAAATGTTTCCCGGCCCTCTTCCGGATCGATGTTCGCCAGACGCAGCGCCAGCCGCAGCTTGAGGGCGTATGCGAGCACGGCTTCCTCGCCGTATGGTCTGACCACGAGCATGTCATCGAGAGCGCCGAAGCGCAGGGCCACGAGCTCGCGTTGCCTGTGCAGAGGGCTGTCCGCCTGGAACGCCTGCTCCACGCCGTGCGCTACGGAGAGGTCCACATGTGCGAACGGCAGGTGCGGTCCCGGCTCAGTGCCCCGCTTTTCAGCGCGGCGCTCGGCCTCCGCGTTCCTGATCTGCGCCTCGGTGTCGGCCACGGCGGCCAGAAAGGGATGATCCCCGGCGCTCTCTTCTTCGCGCATGACCCGCTCCACAACCTCGTACAGACGCTGCGGCAGCGCCGTGACCGCCGCAGCGAGAAAGCCCCCGGACGTCACGGCCGGCGTCTTGCCCGGTGTGAGCAGCGGCATGGAGGCGAGCAGATAGTAGTAATCGGCCATGGTCACGCGCTCCCGGACGAGCCGGACTCGCCTTTGCCCGTTGCCGCGGTCTTGACGATCTCGGCCAGACGCGGTCGCAGGTACAGGGAGAGGGCCTCGGCCACCGCGTCGTTGGTGAAGTCCAGGTAGACCTCGCCTTCCTTGAACGCGACCTTGAAGCCCTGCTCGATATCCCGGTCCACGCGAATCTTCACGCCCGAGGCCATCTTCTCGCGGTAGCGCGAGGCAAAGAAGGCCACGAGCTTTTCCTTGTCCCGTGGGCTCAGCAGAAACTCCAGGCGGTGGTCGCCGGAGCGATCCGCACAGGACTGCGCCATGCCGGCCAGCATCTGCTGGAGCACGTCGATGGTCATGGCCTCATCCACGGCCTCGGCCACGAGCTGCTTCAAAATGTTTTCAATACCCCGGCGTACGGAGATGAGCACATCGCGCGCCGACTGCTGGAGCTGGGCATCGGCCCGCTCGGCATAGGCGGCGGCTTCTTCCTGGCCGTTCTGAATTATCGCAGCCTTTTCCTGCTCGGCCTGCTCCAGTATTGCGGCGGCTTTTTCCTGCGCGTTGGAGACAATGACCCGGGCCTTGGACTCGGCCTCCTGCACAGCCTCCTGCTGCAGTCGCGATATGAGATGTTCTAACGATTCTGACATAAAGCCAGCTCCTTGCGGCGCTTTGATAACGTACGTTCACTTTCAAAATCCTACGCTACCCGCTTCCGCAACAAATGGGAATGGCGAGCCGAAAAAAAGTCTACGGCTCGTTGAAATTGCAAGCCGGGGAATCGTCGAAATAGGAGGCGAAGGGCACCGTGAAGTAGAAAGAGCTGCCCTCGTTTTCCACCGACTCCACCCAGATGTTCCCGCCCATGCGTTGCACCAGCCGGCGGGCAATGGAGAGCCCCAGGCCGGTGCCGCTGTACTCGCGGGTGAAGGAGCCGTCCACCTGTGAAAAGGTGTCGAATATCGAGGCAACCTTGTCCGGCGCGATGCCGATGCCCGTGTCCCTGACGATGAAGAGAAGGTGGATGCCCTCGGCGTTGTGGTTGTGCTCGCCATCCACAATACCGTAAGCGCGTACCTCCACCTCCACCCGGCCATTGCGGGTGAACTTGATGGCGTTGGAGATGATCCGGGAGAGCACCTGTCGCAGATGGTCCGGATCGCCGACCACCAGACCCGGCACGCTGGAGTGGATGGTGAAGCTCAGGCTGTTTCCTCGCTCGCAGGCCTTATCGGAGTAAGAATCGCACACCAGACGG from Oceanidesulfovibrio marinus includes:
- a CDS encoding V-type ATP synthase subunit B; amino-acid sequence: MFKVYHRIHQIVGNVIMVQADDVAYGELARVTSRRGESLAQVIRLERGRVYLQVFAGSRGIATDAKVRFLGKPLQVPFTENLLGRAFTGSGVPRDRGPELEEEMIDIGGPSVNPAKRVIPSRMVRTGIPMIDIFNTLVESQKLPIFSSAGEPYNPLLARIALQAEVDVIVLGGMGLKYDDYLYFRDALDEQGALTRSVLYVHTAADPTVECLLVPDVSLAVAERFALEGKRVLVLLTDMTNFADALKEIAITMEQIPSTRGYPGDLYSQLARRYEKAVDFEGAGSVTILAVTTMPGDDVTHPVPDNTGYITEGQFYLKNGRIEPFGSLSRLKQQVNSKTREDHRTVMDSMIQLYAQYKEVLEKQAMGFRLSDWDRKLLKYGGRFENEMMDLTVNLPLEKALDLGWEIMADCFDSEETGIPTSMIEKFWPGRRSV
- a CDS encoding V-type ATP synthase subunit A; the encoded protein is MNGNGPNEPHAGKPSDETGEMNDQSTAPEEPAAQSADAADNEVLPEAEQGGPSRWEGVPSDDLYANEARVVGVNGNLLTVEFELPVIQNEVAYAILRTPEGELDLKAEVIRVRGRYADLQVFEDTGGLAVGDRVRFTGELLSVELGPGLLARIFDGLQNPLEDMAAELGFFLGRGRYFKPLDRQKLWDFTPVAKPGDMLRPGDTIGTVPESVFDHRIMVPFSFEAGEDDGNYRLVEIKPAGSYTVNQNMAVLEDEHGERRTISMIQTWPVKIPLRGYTERLKPAEPMVTKVRIIDTFFPVALGGTYCVPGPFGAGKTVIQQITSRHARVDVVVLAACGERAGEVVETIRTFPELEDPRTGRSLMERTCIICNTSSMPVAAREASVYTAVTIAEYYRQMGLNVLLLADSTSRWAQALREMSGRLEEIPGEEAFPAYLESVIASFYERGGVVRLRDGSRGSVTIGGTVSPAGGNFEEPVTQSTLKVVGAFHGLSRERSDARRYPAIEPLESWSKYTSVVDDKQLRTARQVLAKGREVGQMMKVLGEEGTPIEDFIIYLKSEFLDSAYLQQDAYDKVDGASDEERQRRMFACMTELLERDYGFDSKDRARRFFQRLTQSYRDWNRVPMDRPEFTSLEEKLLNREELREEKLSGEREPRPAQQVEEVGDV
- a CDS encoding DUF2764 family protein, coding for MADYYYLLASMPLLTPGKTPAVTSGGFLAAAVTALPQRLYEVVERVMREEESAGDHPFLAAVADTEAQIRNAEAERRAEKRGTEPGPHLPFAHVDLSVAHGVEQAFQADSPLHRQRELVALRFGALDDMLVVRPYGEEAVLAYALKLRLALRLANIDPEEGRETFRDLADRAVRAAMDGRPNDDQPRSDA